The Halorientalis sp. IM1011 genome window below encodes:
- a CDS encoding KEOPS complex subunit Pcc1: protein MARAHDAVLSFSFEDERRARIVERSVRPEVGQIAGDRTTASLDREGETVTVTVSADDLVALRAGINTWSTLVSVGERADAVATGRY, encoded by the coding sequence CGCCGTTCTTTCGTTCTCCTTCGAAGACGAGCGTCGTGCCCGCATCGTCGAGCGAAGCGTCCGCCCCGAGGTCGGACAGATCGCCGGTGACCGGACAACGGCGTCCCTCGACCGCGAGGGGGAGACCGTGACGGTGACCGTCTCGGCCGACGATCTGGTCGCGCTCCGGGCCGGGATCAACACCTGGTCGACGCTGGTCTCGGTCGGCGAGCGGGCCGACGCGGTCGCGACTGGCCGATACTGA
- a CDS encoding PAS domain S-box protein, with translation MRHEGDWWVDPDHRGEWPEPEDISDAILDTLTDLLYVFDRSGRLVDWNAQCREVLGYSDAELAEIDPLTVIAERDRDRVAAALDRVADGEETTIEVHLETADGREIPHELTAAPLYDDGEVWALVGTARDVRERRERERDLSQYKSLLETLGDGVYALDEDLRVAKVNDAMTELAGYDREEMLGMHFSEFMDAETVDRSRRLASAMREADRTVETIEYDLVRRDGSRLPVEGRFSLLSDEGYATIGLVRDISDRKERERDLRRYKSLLETIGDGVYVADDDRYVRKVNDAMLEMVGVDREDVLGRHVSEYLDAETNEIARKRSDALKAGEDVPTTMEFDLHCPDGRQIPVEGRFGLVDDGEYSTIGLIRDVTERIERERELERYETILETVGDAVYVMGDDLRLKEANDTLAELFGRDPDAILGAHLSEFVTEETAQKGVRARRELAERDEKAVATIQGTALDGDGEEFPIEVRFMPLEGDLAALGLIRDISDRRERAELLEQLHRGTRELMAAETHCEVAETAADVSQRHFQFATTSVRLLTDDGRLESVVVETDDDRFDETFPTYDVGEGVVGEAYERGEPVVVDDLRDIDTEYDYGPGRSALLLPIEGYGMLNIGATEPAAFDETHRELGRLFAADVESAFRRADREEELRERTEELQRYETLVETMSDGVYMTDENHELRMVNGAAREKLGFDPAEVDGMDIRMFGDENVVTKARQHREEMLAGERSVGTVEGTLRSVYGEETPVENRFSLLPLDDGEFAGTVGVVRDITERKESERRLRTQRDELETLNRINELVQETIGALATAATAEEIEETVCERLGGSSLYRFAFTGVRRPSEAFVEPKARAGDGEGYLDRVEIPVDSEHERSGPVAETFGSGEVTVVHDVESDPLFESFREPALDHGFRSVAAIPFTHRTVTHGVLVVYADRPGAFSDREIKAFEVLGEMVGFAISATQNRQLIESDVPVEMTLELEEPDTFFGTVSTELDCTCRLLGSTKSSGGDRLHYVAVTAPPADVQALADDPETPTPASLRLVTENDDHAVFEAQVEPSITSVLFESGVEPAAVEAEGGEVTVEAAAPRGFDIRELTERLDERFGDATLAAKREGDGWPESSTDPCEGVDDKLTDRQRSALSAAYFGGYFDWPRDSTAEEVADALGIASPTFHQHLRHAERKLLSTYFDDGRT, from the coding sequence ATGCGACACGAGGGGGACTGGTGGGTCGATCCGGACCATCGGGGCGAATGGCCCGAACCCGAGGACATCTCGGACGCTATTCTGGACACGCTGACGGACCTGCTGTACGTGTTCGACCGCTCGGGCCGGCTCGTCGACTGGAACGCGCAGTGTCGCGAGGTGCTGGGGTACAGCGACGCCGAACTCGCGGAGATCGATCCGCTGACGGTAATCGCAGAACGCGACCGCGACCGGGTGGCGGCCGCGCTCGATCGCGTCGCCGACGGCGAGGAGACGACGATCGAGGTCCACCTCGAAACCGCGGACGGGCGTGAGATTCCACACGAACTCACCGCCGCACCGCTGTACGACGACGGCGAGGTGTGGGCGCTCGTCGGGACGGCCCGGGACGTGAGAGAGCGGAGGGAACGCGAGCGGGACCTCTCGCAGTACAAGTCGCTGCTGGAGACGCTCGGCGACGGCGTCTACGCCCTCGACGAGGACCTGCGGGTCGCGAAAGTCAACGACGCCATGACCGAACTGGCCGGCTACGACCGCGAGGAGATGCTGGGGATGCACTTCTCCGAGTTCATGGACGCCGAGACCGTCGACCGAAGCAGGCGTCTGGCCAGCGCCATGCGAGAGGCAGACCGGACGGTCGAGACCATCGAGTACGACCTCGTCCGGAGAGATGGGAGTCGCCTCCCCGTCGAGGGGCGGTTCTCGTTGCTCTCCGACGAGGGGTACGCGACGATCGGCCTCGTCCGCGATATCAGCGACCGCAAGGAGCGCGAGCGGGACCTCAGGCGGTACAAGTCGCTCCTGGAGACCATCGGCGACGGGGTCTACGTCGCCGACGACGACCGCTACGTCCGGAAGGTCAACGACGCGATGCTGGAGATGGTCGGTGTCGACCGCGAGGACGTGCTGGGACGACACGTCTCGGAATACCTCGACGCGGAGACGAACGAAATCGCCCGCAAGCGGTCGGACGCGCTCAAGGCTGGCGAAGACGTGCCCACGACCATGGAGTTCGACCTCCACTGCCCGGACGGGAGGCAAATTCCGGTCGAGGGGCGGTTCGGGCTGGTCGACGACGGTGAGTACTCGACCATCGGCCTGATCCGGGACGTGACCGAGCGCATCGAGCGCGAGCGCGAACTCGAACGCTACGAGACGATCCTCGAGACGGTGGGCGACGCCGTCTACGTCATGGGTGACGATCTGCGGCTGAAGGAGGCCAACGACACGCTCGCAGAGCTGTTCGGACGCGATCCCGACGCGATTCTGGGCGCACACCTCTCGGAGTTCGTCACCGAGGAGACGGCCCAGAAGGGAGTCAGAGCCCGCCGGGAACTGGCCGAACGGGACGAGAAGGCGGTCGCGACGATTCAGGGGACTGCCCTCGACGGCGACGGCGAGGAGTTCCCCATCGAAGTCCGGTTCATGCCGCTCGAAGGCGACCTCGCTGCGCTGGGGCTGATCCGGGACATCAGCGACCGCAGGGAACGTGCGGAACTGCTCGAACAGCTCCACCGTGGCACCCGGGAACTGATGGCCGCCGAAACTCACTGTGAAGTCGCCGAGACGGCCGCGGACGTCTCACAGCGACACTTCCAGTTCGCGACGACGAGCGTCCGGCTGTTGACCGACGACGGTCGGCTCGAATCCGTCGTGGTCGAGACCGACGACGACCGGTTCGACGAGACGTTCCCGACCTACGACGTGGGTGAGGGAGTCGTCGGTGAGGCCTACGAACGCGGCGAGCCGGTCGTCGTCGACGACTTGCGCGACATCGACACCGAGTACGACTACGGACCGGGTCGGAGCGCGCTCCTGCTCCCCATCGAGGGGTACGGGATGCTCAACATCGGGGCGACCGAGCCGGCGGCCTTCGACGAGACACACCGCGAACTCGGGCGGCTGTTCGCGGCGGACGTGGAGTCAGCGTTCCGGCGGGCCGACCGCGAGGAGGAGTTACGGGAGCGCACGGAGGAACTCCAGCGCTACGAGACGCTGGTCGAGACGATGAGCGACGGCGTCTACATGACCGACGAGAACCACGAGCTGCGGATGGTCAACGGGGCGGCCCGGGAGAAACTCGGGTTCGATCCCGCGGAGGTCGACGGCATGGACATACGGATGTTTGGTGACGAGAACGTCGTCACGAAGGCCAGACAGCACCGCGAGGAGATGCTCGCCGGCGAGCGCTCGGTGGGAACGGTCGAGGGGACGCTCCGATCGGTCTACGGCGAGGAGACGCCAGTCGAGAACCGGTTTTCGTTGCTCCCACTGGACGACGGCGAGTTCGCGGGCACCGTCGGCGTCGTCCGCGACATCACGGAGCGCAAGGAGAGCGAGCGCCGACTCCGGACCCAGCGCGACGAACTGGAGACGCTGAACCGGATCAACGAACTCGTCCAGGAGACGATCGGCGCGCTCGCCACGGCCGCGACGGCCGAGGAGATCGAGGAGACCGTCTGTGAGCGACTGGGTGGCTCCTCGCTCTACCGCTTTGCCTTCACGGGTGTGCGCCGTCCGAGCGAGGCGTTCGTCGAACCGAAAGCCCGGGCCGGCGACGGAGAGGGATACCTGGATCGCGTCGAGATTCCAGTCGATTCAGAGCACGAGCGGTCCGGTCCCGTCGCCGAGACCTTCGGCTCCGGCGAGGTGACTGTCGTCCACGACGTGGAGTCGGACCCGCTGTTCGAGTCGTTCCGCGAACCGGCGCTAGATCATGGCTTCCGGTCGGTCGCGGCCATCCCCTTCACCCACCGGACGGTGACACACGGTGTGCTGGTGGTGTACGCCGACCGGCCGGGAGCGTTCAGCGACCGCGAGATCAAGGCCTTCGAGGTGCTGGGCGAGATGGTCGGGTTCGCGATCTCCGCCACGCAGAACCGCCAGCTCATCGAGTCCGACGTGCCCGTCGAGATGACGCTCGAACTGGAGGAACCGGACACGTTCTTCGGAACCGTCTCGACGGAACTGGACTGTACCTGCCGCCTCCTCGGCTCGACGAAATCATCCGGTGGCGACCGGCTCCACTACGTCGCCGTCACCGCGCCGCCCGCGGACGTGCAGGCGCTGGCCGACGACCCGGAAACCCCGACTCCCGCGTCACTCCGACTGGTCACGGAGAACGACGACCACGCCGTCTTCGAGGCGCAGGTCGAACCGTCGATAACGTCGGTCCTGTTCGAGTCCGGCGTCGAACCCGCCGCGGTCGAGGCCGAGGGCGGCGAGGTGACGGTCGAGGCGGCCGCCCCTCGCGGATTCGACATCCGGGAGCTGACCGAACGGCTCGACGAGCGGTTCGGCGACGCCACGCTCGCGGCCAAACGCGAAGGTGACGGCTGGCCCGAGTCGTCGACCGATCCCTGTGAGGGCGTCGACGACAAACTCACCGACCGGCAGCGCTCGGCGCTGTCGGCGGCGTACTTCGGTGGCTACTTCGACTGGCCGCGCGACAGCACCGCCGAGGAAGTCGCGGACGCGCTGGGTATCGCCTCGCCGACTTTCCACCAGCACCTCCGACACGCCGAGCGGAAACTGCTCTCGACGTACTTCGACGACGGGCGGACCTAG
- a CDS encoding prefoldin subunit beta yields the protein MQGNLPPEAQEKIEELQDLQETAQQVAAQKQQAETQLTESQTALEELDDVDEDTTMYREVGELLVKTEYGEAKDDLEESVESLEVRVDTLEKQEERVQEQFEELQQELQQLLGGAGGGGGPMGPGAGGA from the coding sequence ATGCAGGGTAATCTGCCGCCGGAAGCACAGGAGAAAATCGAGGAGCTACAGGATCTGCAGGAGACAGCCCAGCAGGTCGCCGCCCAGAAACAGCAGGCCGAGACACAGCTGACCGAGTCCCAGACCGCGCTCGAAGAGCTCGACGACGTGGACGAGGACACCACCATGTACCGCGAGGTCGGCGAACTGCTCGTCAAGACCGAATACGGCGAAGCCAAAGACGACCTCGAGGAGTCCGTCGAGAGCCTCGAAGTCCGCGTCGACACGCTCGAAAAGCAGGAAGAGCGCGTTCAGGAGCAGTTCGAGGAACTCCAGCAGGAGCTCCAGCAGCTGCTCGGCGGCGCGGGCGGCGGTGGCGGCCCGATGGGTCCCGGTGCCGGCGGCGCGTAG
- a CDS encoding DUF3194 domain-containing protein: MGEPTDEDVVETAADAAEGLVFSRYKQSEVTDLDVTVTFEDGVLEVDVYLNAPSDTRDPERIADDAALAARSAVDDLFED; encoded by the coding sequence ATGGGCGAACCCACCGACGAGGACGTCGTGGAGACGGCCGCCGACGCCGCGGAGGGGCTCGTCTTCTCCCGCTACAAACAGTCCGAAGTCACCGACCTCGACGTGACCGTCACGTTCGAGGACGGGGTACTCGAAGTGGACGTCTACCTCAACGCACCTTCGGACACCCGCGATCCCGAACGGATCGCCGACGACGCGGCCCTCGCGGCACGGTCCGCCGTCGACGACCTGTTCGAGGACTAA